Genomic DNA from Marispirochaeta aestuarii:
TCATTACACCACATGGAGGTATTTTTTTCTACACGTGAAAATCGCTCAGGTTAGGATATCATAGAAGCAGAGGAGTTGAAAGAGATAAAAGGGCTCTTTCCCTTATCCCTGAACAGTTTTCCGTAAGTGTACTGCCCGGAATCCCCGGTATTTTTTGTTTCCCCGGAGCTCGAATCCCTTGAGGGCTTTCAGAAAAAGATGGATTTCTGAGCTTTTACCGTGAACCAGCAGCTCGCCTTTTGGTTTGAGGGTTTTCCCGAGTGCCGGCATTCCAAAGTCCGGCGAAACACCCGGGATCGTCTCCAGGGTCATGCAGATACTGTCGAAGGAACCGGTCACAGCACCTGTTTCCGCCGGAAAAGGTACAGGCAGAACCTCCGCCGGCAGTTCCGGGCTGTTCAGTGCCAGGTTGCGGGCAGTGACTTTGAGCTGAAGAAGGTCCCGTCCGGCGACGACGGCGGAATTATACGAGGCCTTCCGGGCCAGGCAGACGGGCAGGTGTCCCTGCCCCGGATTTACAAAAAGAACCCGTCCGGAAGCCCGTTTGTCCGCGATGGATGCCGCAGTCTGAGTCCCGTAGGCGGGGGTATCGAATTCCGGCAGGCCGTAGACAGTTTCCAGGGTATATTTTTCTCCGGCCATTTCGAACTCGCCGCGTCGCTTGAAGGCCGCGCCCAGTTCTTCGGGTCTATCTTCACTTTTTTGTTCCGGGTCTGCAGGCGAAAGATGCAGTACCAGGTGGTTGGCGGTCTTCTCCTCGTAGAGAATCTCAAACCCTGCTGCTGCGGCATACCTGCGAAAAGCCTCCTCCAGGGGGCTTACGACAACCAGAGCTGCGATACCTCCCGGATTCAGCAGGCCCGTCAACCCTGAAACAAAGGCCTGGTGAACGGGGGTTCCGGCTTTG
This window encodes:
- a CDS encoding methyltransferase; translation: MSFPAELINKRVPLNFMGERLFFDLSHALFSSYKIDDGSRLLLKTLAQHGNLPERRSFLDVGCGVGTLGLALKKVRPEAELSICDRDALAVEMSLHNAGINRIAVAGAEPALMHCLKNRPSDLVVSNVPAKAGTPVHQAFVSGLTGLLNPGGIAALVVVSPLEEAFRRYAAAAGFEILYEEKTANHLVLHLSPADPEQKSEDRPEELGAAFKRRGEFEMAGEKYTLETVYGLPEFDTPAYGTQTAASIADKRASGRVLFVNPGQGHLPVCLARKASYNSAVVAGRDLLQLKVTARNLALNSPELPAEVLPVPFPAETGAVTGSFDSICMTLETIPGVSPDFGMPALGKTLKPKGELLVHGKSSEIHLFLKALKGFELRGNKKYRGFRAVHLRKTVQG